The Strix aluco isolate bStrAlu1 chromosome 1, bStrAlu1.hap1, whole genome shotgun sequence genome has a window encoding:
- the LOC141924576 gene encoding tubulin beta-2 chain: MREIVHIQAGQCGNQIGAKFWEVISDEHGIDPTGSYHGDSDLQLERINVYYNEATGNKYVPRAILVDLEPGTMDSVRSGPFGQIFRPDNFVFGQSGAGNNWAKGHYTEGAELVDSVLDVVRKESESCDCLQGFQLTHSLGGGTGSGMGTLLISKIREEYPDRIMNTFSVMPSPKVSDTVVEPYNATLSVHQLVENTDETYCIDNEALYDICFRTLKLTTPTYGDLNHLVSATMSGVTTCLRFPGQLNADLRKLAVNMVPFPRLHFFMPGFAPLTSRGSQQYRALTVPELTQQMFDSKNMMAACDPRHGRYLTVAAIFRGRMSMKEVDEQMLNVQNKNSSYFVEWIPNNVKTAVCDIPPRGLKMSATFIGNSTAIQELFKRISEQFTAMFRRKAFLHWYTGEGMDEMEFTEAESNMNDLVSEYQQYQDATADEQGEFEEEGEEDEA, from the exons ATGCGTGAGATCGTGCACATCCAGGCCGGGCAGTGCGGCAACCAGATCGGCGCCAAG TTCTGGGAGGTCATCAGCGATGAGCATGGCATCGACCCCACCGGCAGCTACCACGGGGACAGCGACCTGCAGCTGGAGAGGATCAACGTCTACTACAATGAAGCCACCG GTAACAAGTACGTCCCCCGTGCCATCCTGGTGGACCTGGAGCCCGGCACGATGGACTCGGTGCGCTCCGGCCCCTTTGGACAGATCTTCCGGCCCGACAACTTTGTCTTTG GTCAGAGCGGGGCTGGCAACAACTGGGCCAAGGGGCACTACACGGAAGGTGCCGAGCTGGTGGACTCTGTCCTGGATGTGGTGAGGAAGGAGTCGGAGAGCTGTGACTGCCTGCAGGGCTTCCAGCTGACCCACTCGCTGGGCGGCGGCACGGGCTCCGGGATGGGCACTCTCCTCATCAGCAAGATCCGGGAGGAGTACCCCGACCGCATCATGAACACGTTCAGCGTCATGCCCTCCCCCAAGGTGTCGGACACGGTGGTGGAGCCCTACAATGCCACCCTCTCTGTGCACCAGCTGGTGGAGAACACGGACGAGACCTACTGCATTGACAACGAGGCCCTGTATGACATTTGCTTCCGCACCCTGAAGCTGACCACTCCCACGTACGGGGACCTCAACCACCTGGTGTCGGCCACCATGAGCGGCGTGACCACCTGCCTTCGCTTCCCCGGCCAGCTGAACGCCGACCTGCGCAAGCTGGCGGTCAACATGGTGCCTTTCCCTCGGCTGCACTTCTTCATGCCGGGCTTCGCCCCCCTCACCAGCCGTGGCAGCCAGCAGTACCGAGCCCTGACGGTGCCCGAGCTGACGCAGCAGATGTTCGACTCCAAGAACATGATGGCCGCCTGCGACCCCCGCCACGGCCGCTACCTGACGGTGGCCGCCATCTTCCGGGGCCGCATGTCCATGAAGGAGGTGGACGAGCAGATGCTCAACGTGCAGAACAAGAACAGCAGCTACTTTGTGGAGTGGATCCCCAACAACGTGAAGACGGCCGTCTGCGACATCCCCCCGCGCGGCCTCAAGATGTCCGCCACCTTCATTGGCAACAGCACGGCTATTCAGGAGCTCTTCAAGAGGATCTCGGAGCAGTTCACGGCCATGTTCCGGCGCAAGGCTTTCTTGCACTGGTACACTGGCGAGGGCATGGATGAAATGGAGTTCACGGAGGCCGAGAGCAACATGAATGACCTGGTCTCCGAATACCAGCAATACCAGGATGCCACTGCTGATGAGCAGGGGGAGtttgaagaggaaggagaggaggatgaggcGTAA